A genomic region of Chelonia mydas isolate rCheMyd1 chromosome 9, rCheMyd1.pri.v2, whole genome shotgun sequence contains the following coding sequences:
- the PDZD11 gene encoding PDZ domain-containing protein 11 isoform X1, with translation MIVLGLRGEETGRVAPAMDSRIPYDDYPVVFLPAYENPPAWIPPHERVYHPDYNNELTQYLPRTIVLKKPPGAQLGFNIRGGKASQLGIFISKVIPDSDAHRAGLQEGDQVLAVNDVDFQDIEHSKAVEILKTAREIIMRVRYFPYISASGRGVTIPLVP, from the exons ATGATCGTGCTGGGGTTACGTGGCGAGGAAACCGGACG AGTCGCTCCCGCGATGGACAGCAGGATCCCCTATGACGATTATCCTGTCGTCTTCCTGCCGGCCTATGAGAACCCGCCGGCCTGGATCCCTCCCCACGAG AGAGTTTACCACCCTGACTACAATAATGAGTTGACCCAGTACCTGCCTCGCACTATTGTGCTGAAGAAGCCTCCTGGGGCTCAG CTGGGCTTCAACATTCGAGGAGGAAAGGCCTCCCAGCTGGGAATCTTCATCTCCAAG GTGATCCCTGACTCAgatgcacacagagcagggcttcaGGAGGGAGACCAGGTCCTGGCCGTTAACGATGTAGATTTCCAGGACATTGAGCACAGCAAG gctGTCGAGATCTTGAAGACTGCCCGTGAGATAATCATGCGAGTGCGTTACTTCCCCTACA TTTCAGCTTCGGGTAGAGGTGTGACTATCCCACTGGTTCCATGA
- the PDZD11 gene encoding PDZ domain-containing protein 11 isoform X2 gives MIVLGLRGEETGRVAPAMDSRIPYDDYPVVFLPAYENPPAWIPPHERVYHPDYNNELTQYLPRTIVLKKPPGAQLGFNIRGGKASQLGIFISKVIPDSDAHRAGLQEGDQVLAVNDVDFQDIEHSKAVEILKTAREIIMRVRYFPYNYQRQKERTVHCP, from the exons ATGATCGTGCTGGGGTTACGTGGCGAGGAAACCGGACG AGTCGCTCCCGCGATGGACAGCAGGATCCCCTATGACGATTATCCTGTCGTCTTCCTGCCGGCCTATGAGAACCCGCCGGCCTGGATCCCTCCCCACGAG AGAGTTTACCACCCTGACTACAATAATGAGTTGACCCAGTACCTGCCTCGCACTATTGTGCTGAAGAAGCCTCCTGGGGCTCAG CTGGGCTTCAACATTCGAGGAGGAAAGGCCTCCCAGCTGGGAATCTTCATCTCCAAG GTGATCCCTGACTCAgatgcacacagagcagggcttcaGGAGGGAGACCAGGTCCTGGCCGTTAACGATGTAGATTTCCAGGACATTGAGCACAGCAAG gctGTCGAGATCTTGAAGACTGCCCGTGAGATAATCATGCGAGTGCGTTACTTCCCCTACA attaccagaggcagaaggagagaACTGTTCACTGTCCCTGA